One window from the genome of Eucalyptus grandis isolate ANBG69807.140 chromosome 7, ASM1654582v1, whole genome shotgun sequence encodes:
- the LOC120295855 gene encoding uncharacterized protein LOC120295855, whose protein sequence is MIKSLAQLRDLQVSSCKKMEAIIAEEEGFGLEIFLAFPMLTSLNLNNLKSLMCFSRKKCSREARSQDHIKSYCTTLFSQEVAFPKLEALDIDSLDNIEMIWDNKIAADSFPKLKTLCVVDCNKLVSILRSFILRRLLSLESLDARSCGLLEVVFELQTLNHLDGHPIPLPLKELTVSSLPKLKCIWDKELYHQFKFQCLRSISVSRCESLTSLFPTSVARDLIQLEKLEINECGIVEIIENEEGLVPRFVFPMLTSLELKYLGELKCLYTGSHTSHWPALKTLMVHRCDKVEILALHSKNEMPLDKLPLFLIEKGAFPNLQELELDLSKRMEIWHGHFHDGEYFCKLSLLKLCHLSQESSISTCHFVESLTNLEELVVCESYLEDPSSNEEAIEGTSHEMKVILSFSRYIQHLQTLNVSHCDGLSKMFTPTIAKNLVALTKLKISNCRILTEVINDENGGEGHVVAFNQLNYMELDGLTGLRSFSSGGYTLMFPLLEDIIVTRCPNMKFFSQGPMEASKLKRVQVSKEAWFWARNLNITIHNMFEEMGTFAGVEKMLLSEFPGLIGKWHNELNPIKSFWQLKSVVVDKCPSFINIIPYRLMLVLDNLSYLQVHDCKLLEEIFDLEGLEAVESTRVLPKLRELNLANLPKLRQLWNKDLQESIHFNSRGTLILYNCSNLGHAFAPLMARCLANLERMEIKECSQMEGVIVEEEGEGSAMKKITFPKLQQMTMEYLPNLTCFLLGKNQMLECPKLERMIIAHCPKMESLIGQSQMEDDHGTPSFFTSQPPDLHPSFDVTNGGVTGTLIRLTPVMSKPSMADFLCFVRLIVLQISNLAIHSNEVADLEVDHRRPHPWTSGCR, encoded by the exons GTTGCATTTCCTAAATTGGAGGCATTAGATATCGACAGCTTGGATAATATTGAGATGATATGGGATAATAAAATTGCTGCGGATTCTTTCCCCAAGCTAAAAACCCTTTGTGTGGTTGACTGCAATAAGCTTGTGAGCATACTTCGTTCTTTCATTCTAAGACGGCTCTTGAGCCTGGAAAGTTTGGATGCAAGAAGTTGTGGTTTGCTTGAAGTTGTTTTTGAACTTCAGACATTGAATCATCTAGATGGACATCCTATTCCTCTTCCATTAAAAGAACTGACGGTATCAAGTTTACCAAAGCTAAAGTGCATATGGGATAAGGAACTCTACCATCAATTTAAATTCCAATGTCTACGTTCTATTAGTGTTTCAAGATGTGAGAGCCTCACCTCTTTGTTTCCAACCTCAGTAGCTAGAGATCTAATCCAACTTGAGAAGTTGGAGATCAATGAATGTGGCATTGTAGAAATCATCGAGAATGAAGAAGGACTAGTTCCTAGGTTTGTATTCCCAATGTTAACCTCCCTCGAGCTTAAGTATCTGGGAGAGTTGAAGTGCCTTTACACCGGATCACATACTTCCCATTGGCCGGCATTGAAGACCTTGATGGTGCATCGCTGTGACAAAGTGGAGATACTTGCATTGCACTCTAAGAATGAGATGCCACTTGATAAACTGCCCTTATTCTTGATAGAAAAG GGCGCATTCCCTAATCTCCAAGAGTTAGAATTGGATTTATCAAAACGGATGGAGATATGGCATGGGCATTTTCATGATGGAGAATACTTTTGCAAGCTTAGTTTGCTTAAGCTTTGTCATCTCTCTCAAGAGTCTTCAATATCCACATGTCACTTTGTTGAGAGTTTAACCAACTTGGAAGAGCTGGTTGTATGTGAATCTTATCTAGAAGACCCAAGCAGCAATGAGGAAGCCATAGAAGGCACAAGTCATGAGATGAAAGTAATATTATCCTTTTCAAGATATATTCAACATTTGCAGACTCTAAATGTGTCACATTGTGATGGGTTATCAAAAATGTTCACGCCGACAATTGCTAAAAATTTGGTGGCACTCACAAAATTGAAGATAAGTAATTGTAGAATATTGACAGAAGTCATTAATGATGAGAACGGTGGGGAGGGGCATGTGGTGGCTTTCAATCAATTGAATTATATGGAGCTTGATGGGTTGACAGGGTTGAGAAGTTTCAGCTCAGGTGGATACACTTTGATGTTCCCGCTCTTGGAAGATATCATTGTGACTAGATGTCCCAACATGAAATTTTTCTCTCAAGGACCAATGGAGGCATCAAAGTTAAAGAGAGTTCAAGTATCAAAGGAAGCGTGGTTTTGGGCAAGAAACCTCAACATCACCATCCATAATATGTTTGAAGAAATG GGCACGTTTGCTGGAGTAGAGAAAATGCTACTATCTGAGTTCCCTGGGTTGATTGGAAAATGGCATAACGAACTTAATCCCATCAAGTCGTTTTGGCAACTAAAATCAGTGGTGGTAGATAAATGTCCATCATTTATTAACATTATTCCATACAGATTGATGCTAGTCTTAGACAATTTGAGCTATTTGCAAGTGCACGATTGCAAGTTGCTCgaagaaatatttgatttggaAGGGCTGGAGGCTGTGGAAAGCACTCGAGTACTGCCTAAGCTACGGGAATTGAACTTGGCCAATCTACCAAAATTGAGGCAACTATGGAACAAAGATCTTCAAGAATCAATACACTTCAATTCTCGAGGTACTCTTATCCTATATAATTGCAGCAACTTGGGACATGCTTTCGCTCCATTGATGGCTCGGTGCCTCGCCAATCTTGAACGGATGGAAATAAAGGAGTGTAGTCAAATGGAAGGAGTGATcgtagaggaagaaggagagggaagcGCAATGAAGAAGATTACATTCCCAAAGCTCCAGCAGATGACGATGGAATACTTGCCCAATTTGACTTGTTTCCTCTTGGGAAAAAATCAAATGCTGGAATGCCCCAAATTAGAAAGGATGATAATTGCCCATTGCCCCAAGATGGAAAGTTTGATTGGGCAATCTCAAATGGAGGATGACCACGGCACCCCTTCATTTTTCACTTCCCAG CCGCCCGACCTCCACCCCTCCTTCGATGTCACCAACGGCGGAGTTACTGGCACCTTGATTAGGCTGACCCCCGTTATGTCCAAGCCGAGCATGGCCGACTTCCTCTGTTTTGTTCGTCTCATCGTCCTACAGATCTCGAATCTGGCCATCCATAGCAACGAAGTTGCAGATCTAGAAGTTGACCACCGTCGCCCACATCCATGGACGAGCGGCTGTCGCTAG